CCCTCGCAAATGCTCTCTTTAAATATCTCTTTTTTATAAGCAAATACCGCAAAGCCGGCGCTTGCCAGCACTAGACTAAGTGTTAAAACGAGCAAGAAAATTTCGCTGCCGTGAGATAAATTTAGTGGAAAATCTTTTAAACTTTTTTCTAAAAACTCACTAAAGTTGCTCCAAAAAAAGCCACTTATGACTGAGAGAATTCCAAGTATGCCCATGCCAGCTAGCATGTAGTTTTTAGCTTCATGCGCGTGTTTCTCGCTCTTTGGCTTTGTAAAAAAGACGAGCATAACGAGCCTAAAGCTATAAAATGCCGTAAGTACGGCACCAAAGAGTAAAATAATCCATAAAAATTTATTCTCACTAAAAGCAACCTCTAAAATTTTATCTTTAGAGAAAAAGCCAGCAAATGGATAAAAGCCAGCCAGTGCGCAGCTTGCGATGATAGAAAGTAGCGCAGTTGGCTTCATAAATTTATAAAGTCCGCCCATTTTTTTGATATTTAGCTCGTCATTCATCGCGTGCATGACGTTGCCAGCGCATAAAAAGAGAAGCGATTTGAAAAATGCGTGCGTGACAAGGTGAAAAAGTGCGATCTTGTAAGCGCCAAGTCCAGCCGCTACAAACATATATCCAAGCTGCGAAAGCGTCGAGTAGGCGATGATTTTTTTAAGGTCATTATGCACAAGCGCGATACTGGCCGCAAAAACCGCTACAAATGTGCCAAGGTAGGCGATAAAGTGCGATACTTCAGGTGCGTTTGCAAAGATAAAATTTGCTCGCACGACTAGATAGACGCCAGCTGTTACCATGGTCGCAGCATGAATGAGCGCAGAAACTGGTGTTGGTCCCTCCATGGCGTTTGCAAGCCAAGTGTGAAATGGAAACTGTGCACTTTTGCCCATGGCACCTATAAAAAGAAGTGTGGCGATAATGCCTAAATTTAGCCCAGAAAAGTTGCTTCTAGCGTTAAAAACCTCGCTAAATTTAAGTGAGCCAAAGCTATAAAATATATAAAAAATACCAATAAG
This genomic interval from Campylobacter concisus contains the following:
- the nuoL gene encoding NADH-quinone oxidoreductase subunit L — translated: MTLFCISLFFPLLSFIVSGLFSHSSKNFLLGIFCSLLMIISTTASLMLTASLGIDEPLNLSLKKFINFGGLDLNFGFYLDAISLVMLSTVGIVASIVHIYSVGYMKDDASFNRFFSYLGLFVFCMNVLVSSDNFIGLFIGWEGVGLCSWLLIGFWYKRPSANIAANEAFIMNRIADLAMLIGIFYIFYSFGSLKFSEVFNARSNFSGLNLGIIATLLFIGAMGKSAQFPFHTWLANAMEGPTPVSALIHAATMVTAGVYLVVRANFIFANAPEVSHFIAYLGTFVAVFAASIALVHNDLKKIIAYSTLSQLGYMFVAAGLGAYKIALFHLVTHAFFKSLLFLCAGNVMHAMNDELNIKKMGGLYKFMKPTALLSIIASCALAGFYPFAGFFSKDKILEVAFSENKFLWIILLFGAVLTAFYSFRLVMLVFFTKPKSEKHAHEAKNYMLAGMGILGILSVISGFFWSNFSEFLEKSLKDFPLNLSHGSEIFLLVLTLSLVLASAGFAVFAYKKEIFKESICEGRLYKILQNAYFIPKFYEKFFINGYTLVSQIYKKIDEMIIDRSVDLVATALNKFAFLANKMQSGDLSIMLRFMVAGFALLLSFIFLLNGAK